GTGAAGGATACAACAACCGGGAAAACGGGTAAACTTAACGAATGGGCCTCGTAAACGCCTGTAGGATATCATCTTGGCAAGTTCATCGCTAGTACAACACATTCTCACCTTAATTAAGGAGGCTGTATCTATATGTCTAAATACAGAACGATTGTGATCGGAACGGGACCTGCGGGTCTGACAGCAGCGATATATCTGGCTCGTGCTAATCTGAAACCACTGGTTATCGAAGGTCTTCAGCCGGGTGGTCAATTGACGACGACAACGGAAGTTGAGAATTTCCCCGGTTTCCCGCAAGGTATCATGGGTCCGGAACTGATGGACAACATGCGTAAGCAAGCTGAACGTTTTGGAGCGGAATTCAAAAACGGTTGGGTGGAAGAGGTTGATTTCAGCAAACCGCCCTTCAAGGTCAAAGTTGGAGGAATCGGTGAACTGGAAGCTGAATCGATCATTATCTCCACAGGTGCTTCCGCTCGTTATCTCGGTATTCCGGGCGAGCAGGAAAATGTGGGACGTGGTGTAAGTACATGCGCGACATGTGACGGCTTCTTCTTCCGAGGCAAAAAAATCGTGGTCGTGGGCGGTGGAGACTCCGCGATGGAGGAAGCGAGTTTCCTGACTCGTTTTGCAACAGACGTGACATTGGTTCACCGCCGGGATGAATTACGTGCATCCAAGATTATGCAGGATCGGGCTCGCAGCAATGAAAAGGTGAAGTGGGCGCTGAACCGTACTCCACTCGAGGTCGTACCAGAAGCTTTGGGTGTCAAAGGGCTGAAAGTGCGCAACAACGAGACGGGGCAGGAAGAGTTGCTTGAAGCAGATGGCGTATTCGTTGCCATTGGTCACACACCGAATACTGGATTCCTGGGTAATGCGATTGCACTGGACGAACATGGCTATGTTGTCGTTAAACCCGGAACAACGGAGACCAATATTCCAGGTGTATTTGCCTGTGGTGATGTTCAGGATACGAAGTATCGTCAAGCCATTACGGCAGCTGGATCAGGATGTATGGCCGCGATGGATTGTGAGAAGTTCCTTGAAGGAAGCATTGTCCATGATTGGAGCGAGACGTTGGATAAATAAGCATTACATGCGTGAGGTTAGGCATATGCTGGGAATAAGAGACAACGGGAAGTCTCATGAAATGAGAGAAGCCGGAAGGCTTCTCTTTTTTTGAAACTACAGTGGGCATGAGATCGTATACATATAGGGCATATTAGCTGTGAGGTGAAGATTTTGGGGGAAATGATAAAAGATTGGTTACAGAATGCGACAGTGAGACGATTTCTGATCCTGCTCTTGTTCTGTTTAATTTTGTTCAGTATGGGGAGTATGCTGCACATGATTCTGCTGTTGTTCCTGGTGACGTATGTCATGAACAGGTTACAGCATTTCATTACAGGTGGTTTGAATCGGTTGTTTCCAATCAACTATAAAGTTGTGGTCATCCTGCTCTATATGATTGTGATCGCAGTCATTGTGCTTGGCATTTCCAGATATTCACCACGGATCGTGGATCAGGTCGTCCAGTTGACGAACGAGATTATGAAATTTCTGGATAGTGCAGACGGTGATAATTTTGCATCCAAAATTGCGGGTTATCTTCAATCCTTCGATATTAAAAATTACACCAATGATGCATTGAAATATATTTTCGCTTTGAGCAAATGGCTGGAGTTTATTCTGCTCGTCATCATTCTGAGTCTGTTCTTCTTGTTGCAGAAGCAGGAGATATCCAAGTTCACGTCCAAGTTCAAAACAAGTAAAATTGGATGGTTCTACAATGAAGTTGCTTATCTGGGAGACAAGTTCGTATCTTCTTTTGGTAAAGTCATTGAGGCACAGCTTCTTATTGCGGTGTTTAATACGGTGCTGACGATACTGGGCTTATGGATTCTGGGTTTCCCGTATCTGTTCGCTCTGACCATTCTGGTGTTCATGCTTAGTCTGGTTCCCGTTGCGGGGGTTATCATCTCACTTGTACCGCTCTGTCTGATTGGGTATCAGATGGGTGGACTGAAATTAAGCATTATTGTGATCATCATGATTATTGTTATTCATGCTTTGGAGACGTACTTCCTGAATCCAAAACTGATGGCACACAAGACCAAATTGCCAATGTTCTACACCTTTATCGTACTAATTCTGTCGCAACACTTCCTGGGGATCTGGGGACTGATCATTGGTATTCCGATCTTTGTCTTCCTGCTCGATATTCTGGATGTGAACAAGATGGAGAAGACGGAAGAGCCGGTACGTGTGGAAACGAAGTTATAACGTAGAAAAATCAACTGAGTCAGCCCAATTTCTACAATTTCAGATTTTCATAAAAGTAAGGGAGCCTTCCTGTGGATGGAAGGCTCTTTTTTTGTTGGCAATACCGCCATTAGATAACTTTCTGCATGAGAATGGCAGGTGGTGGGGTGCATAAGACGAGTCACCACTCTGAGGGGACGATGTTGATCTTTTATGAATGGAACGAGTGAAGATGCAATATCATGAGTTGAGGCTTCCTCTGTTATGGAGGAAGGAATAAAGCGTGCGTTTATAAATGAAGGTAATGAGATTGTATACGTATTCAAAAACGGTGTGTGATGTGGTTCACAACCTTGGTGAAGCATGATGCGTGCAAGGTCTTATCGTCTTGACCCAGGCGTATCCTTCAATTATAGTTGGTACGTAGGACTTAAACTATTTTAGATAGATAAAGGTGGCTTGCAGCATGTCTGAGAAAATCTACGTTGGGGTCGATCTCGGCGGAACAGCAATCAAGGTCGGTATATGCGATGAACAAGGTCAGCTAATGCATACGTATGAAGGACCGACTGAAGTGGATAAGGGCGTAGACACGGTCATCGCCAACATCGAGAAGTATGTCCGACATATCGTAGCCGAATCACCTTACAGCTGGGAACAGCTTGAGGGTGTAGGTGCTGGAGTGGCCGGTTTCACGAATGTACGCGAGGGAATTATCGTTCATGCCCCTAACATCGGATTTCGGAATGTGGCCATTCGTTCGATTCTGGAAGAACGTCTGGGCAAGCCAATCAAAATAGATAACGATGCAAACGTGGCTGCACTGGGTGAAGTATGGGCAGGTGCCGGCAAAGGCGTAGACAACTGCGTATGTTATACACTCGGTACGGGTGTTGGCGGAGGCTTGATCTTGAATGGCAACATCTATCAGGGTTTCTCCGGTATGGCGGGAGAACTGGGTCATATCAGTGTTGTACCTGATCTGGAAGCCATCAAGTGTGGTTGTGGTAAAATGGGATGTGTAGAAACAGTATCTTCTGCAACAGGAATTATCCGTATGGCGAAGGATGCCGTAGAGCGCGGTGATCATACGTCACTGGCACTCGTCGACAAGATTGCAGCCAAAGAAGTATTTGATGCTGCCAAGGCAGGCGATGAAGTGGCGCAGCGCATTGTGAATCGTGCGGCCTTTTACCTGGGCAAGTCCATGGCTACTGTAGCAGCTGTCATTAACCCGGAGATGTTCATCATCGGTGGTGGCGTATCCAAAGCGGGCAATTTCTTGTTTGATGAAATCCGTACTGTGTTTGCTAAGCTGACGCCAGAACCGTTGCAAGATGGGGTTCAGATTCTGGAAGCTACACTTGGTAATAATGCAGGTATTGTGGGTGCAGCAGGTCTTCTCTTGCGTTCCTAGTGACCTCGTAACAATATATGAAGACAGCAATATGATAAGGAGGGGACATTTATGCTTGAAGGTGAAGGCTCACCAGGCACAGGCGCCACGCTCATTATCATTACGGGCATGTCCGGAGCAGGTAAAACCATTGCAGTACAAAGCCTGGAGGATCTGGGTTTCTTCTGTGTGGATAATCTGCCGCCGGTATTGATTCCGAAATTTGCGGAACTAATTGAACAGTCAAATGGCAAGATTGGTAAGGTTGCATTGGTTATCGATCTGCGCGGGCGTGAATTCTTTACGGCTCTGTCCGAGTCTTTGAACTATATTAAAGATCATTTTACCATTCATTGCGAAATTTTATTCCTGGATGCTACAGATTCTGTACTTGTTCAGCGTTACAAAGAAAGCAGGCGCAGACATCCACTGGCTCCTGAGGGCATGCCGCTGGACGGCATCCGACTGGAACGCAAGATGTTGGAGGAACTCAAAAACTCTGCGACTCAGGTACTGAATACAAGTACGATGAAGCCTGCTCAACTGAAAGAACGCATCATATCCCGCTTTTCTCATCTCGAGAGCCAAATGCTGTCGGTGAATATTACGTCGTTTGGATTCAAGTATGGCATTCCGATTGATGCTGATCTGGTGTTTGATGTACGTTTTTTACCGAATCCGCATTATATTGATCATTTGCGACCGAATACGGGACAGAATAGTGATGTGTACGAATATGTTATGAAGTGGCCAGAGACACAGGCATTTCTGACCAAGCTGCTGGATATGCTGCATTTCCTGATTCCGCAATACCGGAAGGAAGGCAAAAGCCAGGTTATTATTGGAATCGGCTGTACCGGAGGCAAGCATCGTTCGGTAGCAATATCGGAATATTTGGGCAAGATGTTGGGAAGCAGCGAGACAGAAGCTGTTACCGTGAGCCATCGCGACGCTGACCGGGACCGTCATTGAAGAGGGTGAAGGGATGAAAGAGGCCGGACCACGAAGAGAACGTCCGAGAATAGTTGTAAT
This Paenibacillus xylanexedens DNA region includes the following protein-coding sequences:
- the trxB gene encoding thioredoxin-disulfide reductase, giving the protein MSKYRTIVIGTGPAGLTAAIYLARANLKPLVIEGLQPGGQLTTTTEVENFPGFPQGIMGPELMDNMRKQAERFGAEFKNGWVEEVDFSKPPFKVKVGGIGELEAESIIISTGASARYLGIPGEQENVGRGVSTCATCDGFFFRGKKIVVVGGGDSAMEEASFLTRFATDVTLVHRRDELRASKIMQDRARSNEKVKWALNRTPLEVVPEALGVKGLKVRNNETGQEELLEADGVFVAIGHTPNTGFLGNAIALDEHGYVVVKPGTTETNIPGVFACGDVQDTKYRQAITAAGSGCMAAMDCEKFLEGSIVHDWSETLDK
- a CDS encoding AI-2E family transporter encodes the protein MILLLFLVTYVMNRLQHFITGGLNRLFPINYKVVVILLYMIVIAVIVLGISRYSPRIVDQVVQLTNEIMKFLDSADGDNFASKIAGYLQSFDIKNYTNDALKYIFALSKWLEFILLVIILSLFFLLQKQEISKFTSKFKTSKIGWFYNEVAYLGDKFVSSFGKVIEAQLLIAVFNTVLTILGLWILGFPYLFALTILVFMLSLVPVAGVIISLVPLCLIGYQMGGLKLSIIVIIMIIVIHALETYFLNPKLMAHKTKLPMFYTFIVLILSQHFLGIWGLIIGIPIFVFLLDILDVNKMEKTEEPVRVETKL
- a CDS encoding ROK family glucokinase, translated to MSEKIYVGVDLGGTAIKVGICDEQGQLMHTYEGPTEVDKGVDTVIANIEKYVRHIVAESPYSWEQLEGVGAGVAGFTNVREGIIVHAPNIGFRNVAIRSILEERLGKPIKIDNDANVAALGEVWAGAGKGVDNCVCYTLGTGVGGGLILNGNIYQGFSGMAGELGHISVVPDLEAIKCGCGKMGCVETVSSATGIIRMAKDAVERGDHTSLALVDKIAAKEVFDAAKAGDEVAQRIVNRAAFYLGKSMATVAAVINPEMFIIGGGVSKAGNFLFDEIRTVFAKLTPEPLQDGVQILEATLGNNAGIVGAAGLLLRS
- the rapZ gene encoding RNase adapter RapZ, whose protein sequence is MLEGEGSPGTGATLIIITGMSGAGKTIAVQSLEDLGFFCVDNLPPVLIPKFAELIEQSNGKIGKVALVIDLRGREFFTALSESLNYIKDHFTIHCEILFLDATDSVLVQRYKESRRRHPLAPEGMPLDGIRLERKMLEELKNSATQVLNTSTMKPAQLKERIISRFSHLESQMLSVNITSFGFKYGIPIDADLVFDVRFLPNPHYIDHLRPNTGQNSDVYEYVMKWPETQAFLTKLLDMLHFLIPQYRKEGKSQVIIGIGCTGGKHRSVAISEYLGKMLGSSETEAVTVSHRDADRDRH